Proteins encoded within one genomic window of Pygocentrus nattereri isolate fPygNat1 chromosome 7, fPygNat1.pri, whole genome shotgun sequence:
- the bcl2l10 gene encoding bcl-2-like protein 10 produces the protein MSCWLRKETLVLAEDYIDFCTGIQRTPPSESAEAMRHLAKEMERQNHVKFLSMTQGFLSACGSDPSAYLHRVMTVLVEDGQMNWGRVVSLFTFTGVLATELFSRGEGPEVCRTLAETIADYLGGEKKDWLEENEGWEGFCKFVRRAGHVTQDSSMKTALFAAAGVGLAGLTFLLVR, from the exons ATGTCCTGTTGGTTAAGGAAGGAGACTCTGGTGCTGGCGGAGGACTACATTGACTTTTGCACCGGGATCCAGCGGACACCTCCCAGCGAGTCGGCCGAGGCCATGCGGCACTTGGCCAAAGAGATGGAGCGGCAGAACCACGTGAAATTTCTCTCGATGACGCAAGGCTTCCTGTCGGCTTGCGGCTCGGACCCCAGTGCGTATTTACACAGAGTCATGACCGTGCTGGTGGAGGACGGACAGATGAACTGGGGCAGAGTCGTGTCCCTCTTTACGTTTACGGGCGTTCTGGCCACCGAACTGTTCTCCAGAGGAGAGGGGCCAGAGGTCTGTAGGACACTAGCAGAGACGATAGCAGATTACCTgggaggagagaagaaagactgGCTGGAGGAGAACGAGGGCTGG GAGGGGTTCTGCAAGTTCGTGCGCAGAGCTGGACACGTTACCCAGGACTCCTCCATGAAGACGGCGCTGTTCGCCGCCGCGGGGGTCGGGTTAGCTGGACTGACCTTTCTCCTAGTGCGCTGA